In Calothrix sp. PCC 7507, one DNA window encodes the following:
- a CDS encoding FHA domain-containing protein has protein sequence MPGNDTKQILINHSSTDCSHNASMATDTNESHLLIIEDDQGRKEFPLEDPVYSIGRDRECNIRLMSQFVSRRHATLVRLPREHNSHSYYYRIVDGDAKGKPSSNGLMVNGRKMPAHDLRNEDEIVFGPQVRAIYYLLRNTERPGQTDNSEYDITLINPGMTEDLED, from the coding sequence ATGCCAGGAAACGATACTAAACAAATCTTGATCAATCACAGTTCAACCGATTGTAGCCACAATGCATCAATGGCAACAGACACCAATGAAAGCCATCTACTGATTATCGAAGACGATCAAGGTCGTAAAGAATTTCCTTTAGAAGATCCCGTCTATTCTATTGGTAGAGACCGAGAGTGTAACATCCGTTTGATGTCACAGTTTGTCTCCCGCCGCCATGCCACATTAGTGAGATTGCCACGAGAGCATAATAGTCATAGCTACTATTATCGGATTGTTGATGGCGATGCCAAAGGCAAACCTAGCTCCAATGGTCTAATGGTTAACGGGCGCAAAATGCCAGCCCATGATTTGAGAAATGAAGACGAGATAGTTTTTGGACCTCAAGTACGTGCCATTTATTATCTACTGAGAAATACTGAACGACCAGGGCAAACTGATAATAGCGAATATGATATTACACTAATAAACCCTGGCATGACTGAGGATCTAGAGGATTAA